DNA sequence from the Terriglobales bacterium genome:
AGTGCGTCGTCTCGCCGCGAATGAGACATCCGAGCGTGATGATCGCGTCCACTGTGCCGGTTTGCGCCAGCGTGCGTGCGGCGGAGGGAATCTCGAATGATCCGGGCACGCGCACGATGTGAATGTCTGACGATGTCGCGCCGCTGCGCCGCAGGCAGTCGAGCGCACCCTGCAGCAGGCGCTCGGTGATGAAGGAATTCCATCGGCTCACGACGATGCCGAGCCTCATGCCTTCGGCATTCAGCACGCCTTCAATGCTCTTGGGCAGGGACTTGCTCGGATCATTGAATGCCCAAAAGCCTACGCGCAAGTTCTTGTCGAGCTGCACGACGAAGACGCGCGACTTCCAATGCGTGTCTTCGATCCCATCCACAGCATCGGCGAGGTGCTTCTTCGCGATTTGGTGGGCGCTATCGAGATCGGAGACCTCGATCAGAATCTCCGGACTGGCAGGAGCGCGGCCATCGACTAGTTCGAGGCTGCCCACAGGTGAGAGAAAGGGTGCACCTCGGCTGTACTCGTCTCTCCAGCCGGCACCATCTTCAAAACCAAGCGCGCGCAGCAGTGCTGAGAGCTTCTCGAAGCGTTCGGGAGTAGTCTGGCGCACAAGTGTGAGGCTGCGAATCATGCGTAATCAGTGTGACATAAAGCCCAGTCCGCTATGAAACTGCCTCGTGGAAATCAAAACCAAAACACGACACGGATTGCACGGACGTTACGGATTACACGGATCAAGAGGATCAGCAACAATAAGGATCAGCAACAATGAAGAATCAGCTTAGGTTGATCTGTGTGATCCGTGAGCGAAGCATCCGTGTGATCCGTGTCGTGTTTTGCTGTTGCTTTTGCCTTAGCTTTTCTCCCGCGGATCCGGCACATGGGCGTTGGCGTAGTACATGTCTTCGATCGCTCGCTGCGCCTTGGCGGCGAGCGCATCAAGATGGCGTGTCGTGAAGTCCTCCGGCGATATAGGATCGCCAACCATCAGCAGGAGTTCGCGAGGATGGATGTGGTACGTATTCATTGGCAGCGCTTCGAAGGTTCCCACAATCGCCATAGGGACGATCGGCACTTGAGCTTTGATTGAAGCGTAAAACGCGCCGCTCATGAACGGCGTGATGTGTCCGTCGGCGGCGCGTCCACCTTCGGGAAAGATGACAAGAGGCATTCCTGATTTGAGACCATCGATCGCCCGCCCAAGACTGCGAATAGAGGCTCGCGCGTTGCTCTGGTCGACTGGAAATTGCCCGGAGCGCTTCAGATGTCCTCCGATGAACGGATACCGGAACAGCTCCTGCTTTGCCAGAATTCGAAACTGGAATGGCAGATTCGCATACAGAAGAGGAATGTCGAGCGCGGAGATGTGATTCGCAGCGTAGATGGCGGGCCGTGACAGATCGATGCGATCCAGACC
Encoded proteins:
- a CDS encoding lysophospholipid acyltransferase family protein, encoding MTDQKAEYNIEVPDRSSVAEVEELLKEVEPRARRIPRWLSGLRSYAVLDPLIFSYTILLGSASFAASFTDPRGEKQHAIARTWARWILGTAMCPVRAVGLDRIDLSRPAIYAANHISALDIPLLYANLPFQFRILAKQELFRYPFIGGHLKRSGQFPVDQSNARASIRSLGRAIDGLKSGMPLVIFPEGGRAADGHITPFMSGAFYASIKAQVPIVPMAIVGTFEALPMNTYHIHPRELLLMVGDPISPEDFTTRHLDALAAKAQRAIEDMYYANAHVPDPREKS
- the ribH gene encoding 6,7-dimethyl-8-ribityllumazine synthase — translated: MIRSLTLVRQTTPERFEKLSALLRALGFEDGAGWRDEYSRGAPFLSPVGSLELVDGRAPASPEILIEVSDLDSAHQIAKKHLADAVDGIEDTHWKSRVFVVQLDKNLRVGFWAFNDPSKSLPKSIEGVLNAEGMRLGIVVSRWNSFITERLLQGALDCLRRSGATSSDIHIVRVPGSFEIPSAARTLAQTGTVDAIITLGCLIRGETTHYEHIATEVTRGIGQSAQDTGVPHTYGVLTCESLEQAIDRAGLKSGNKGWEAAATAIEMVSLKGKLKRGATDGR